The proteins below are encoded in one region of Penaeus monodon isolate SGIC_2016 chromosome 32, NSTDA_Pmon_1, whole genome shotgun sequence:
- the LOC119593703 gene encoding leptin receptor gene-related protein-like yields the protein MRMTALVSLAFSASIGLMFLILACALPQYNNWWPFFVLVFYVLAPIPTIMARRMSEDSGGSNPCKELAYFITAGLVVSAFGLPIVLARAPVEQPVIHWGACALVLSGNIVTFLTIWGFFVMADSDDVEYSMW from the exons ATGCGCATGACAG CTTTGGTGAGCTTGGCATTTTCTGCCTCGATAGGCCTCATGTTCCTCATCTTGGCCTGTGCTCTGCCACAGTACAA TAACTGGTGGCCGTTCTTTGTGCTGGTGTTCTATGTCCTTGCTCCCATCCCAACAATTATGGCTCGGAGAATGTCGGAGGACTCTGGTGGCAGCAATCCGTGTAAAGAACTGGCATATTTCATAACGGCAGGCTTGGTAGTGTCTGCCTTTGGTCTTCCGATTGTGCTAGCCAGAGCACCAGTTGAACAGCCAGTG ATCCATTGGGGTGCTTGTGCTCTGGTTCTCTCAGGGAACATCGTCACTTTCCTCACCATCTGGGGCTTCTTTGTGATGGCTGACAGTGACGATGTGGAGTACAGCATGTGGTGA